A genomic stretch from Microtus pennsylvanicus isolate mMicPen1 chromosome 11, mMicPen1.hap1, whole genome shotgun sequence includes:
- the Mink1 gene encoding misshapen-like kinase 1 isoform X11, with product MGDPAPARSLDDIDLSALRDPAGIFELVEVVGNGTYGQVYKGRHVKTGQLAAIKVMDVTEDEEEEIKQEINMLKKYSHHRNIATYYGAFIKKSPPGNDDQLWLVMEFCGAGSVTDLVKNTKGNALKEDCIAYICREILRGLAHLHAHKVIHRDIKGQNVLLTENAEVKLVDFGVSAQLDRTVGRRNTFIGTPYWMAPEVIACDENPDATYDYRSDIWSLGITAIEMAEGAPPLCDMHPMRALFLIPRNPPPRLKSKKWSKKFTDFIDTCLIKTYLSRPPTEQLLKFPFIRDQPTERQVRIQLKDHIDRSRKKRGEKEETEYEYSGSEEEDDSHGEEGEPSSIMNVPGESTLRREFLRLQQENKSNSEALKQQQQLQQQQQRDPEAHIKHLLHQRQRRIEEQKEERRRVEEQQRREREQRKLQEKEQQQRRLEDMQALRREEERRQAEREQEYKRKQLEEQRQSERLQRQLQQEHAYLKSLQQQQQQQQLQKQQQQQQILPGERKPLYHYGRGINPADKPAWAREVEERARMNKQQNSPLAKTKPSSTGPEPPISQASPSPPGPLSQTPPMQRPVEPQEGPHKSLVAHRVPLKPYAAPVPRSQSLQDQPTRNLAAFPASHDPDPAAVPTPTATPSARGAVIRQNSDPTSEGPGPSPNPPSWVRPDNEAPPKVPQRTSSIATALNTSGAGGSRPAQAVRARPRSNSAWQIYLQRRAERGTPKPPGPPAQPPGPPNASSNPDLRRSDPGWERSDSVLPASHGHLPQAGSLERNRNRVGASTKLDSSPVLSPGNKAKPEDHRSRPGRPASYKRAIGEDFVLLKERTLDEAPRPPKKAMDYSSSSEEVESSEDEDEEGDGEPSEGSRDTPGGRDGDTDSVSTMVVHDVEEIAGTQPPYGGGTMVVQRTPEEERSLLLADSNGYTNLPDVVQPSHSPTENSKGQSPPTKDGGSDYQSRGLVKAPGKSSFTMFVDLGIYQPGGSGDTIPITALVGGEGGRLDQLQFDVRKGSVVNVNPTNTRAHSETPEIRKYKKRFNSEILCAALWGVNLLVGTENGLMLLDRSGQGKVYGLIGRRRFQQMDVLEGLNLLITISGKRNKLRVYYLSWLRNKILHNDPEVEKKQGWTTVGDMEGCGHYRVVKYERIKFLVIALKSSVEVYAWAPKPYHKFMAFKSFADLPHRPLLVDLTVEEGQRLKVIYGSSAGFHAVDVDSGNSYDIYIPVHIQSQITPHAIIFLPNTDGMEMLLCYEDEGVYVNTYGRIIKDVVLQWGEMPTSVAYICSNQIMGWGEKAIEIRSVETGHLDGVFMHKRAQRLKFLCERNDKVFFASVRSGGSSQVYFMTLNRNCIMNW from the exons CTGGTGATGGAGTTCTGTGGTGCTGGCTCAGTGACTGACCTGGTAAAGAACACGAAAGGGAATGCACTGAAGGAGGATTGCATTGCCTACATCTGCAGGGAGATTCTCAGG GGTCTCGCCCATCTCCATGCCCACAAGGTGATCCACCGAGACATCAAGGGACAGAATGTGCTGCTGACAGAGAATGCTGAAGTCAAGCTAG TGGATTTTGGGGTGAGTGCTCAGCTGGACCGCACTGTGGGCAGGCGGAACACTTTCATTGGGACTCCATACTGGATGGCCCCAGAAGTCATTGCCTGCGATGAGAACCCTGACGCCACCTACGACTACAGG aGTGACATTTGGTCTCTAGGAATCACAGCCATCGAAATGGCAGAGGGAGCCCCCC CTCTGTGTGACATGCACCCCATGCGGGCTCTCTTCCTCATCCCTCGGAACCCTCCCCCAAGACTCAAGTCAAAGAAATg GTCTAAGAAGTTCACTGACTTCATCGATACGTGTCTCATCAAGACTTACTTGAGCCGCCCACCAACTGAACAGTTACTCAAGTTTCCCTTCATCCGAGACCAGCCCACAGAGCGGCAGGTCCGCATCCAGCTCAAGGACCACATTGACCGCTCCCGGAAGAAGCGGGGTGAGAAAG AGGAGACGGAATATGAGTACAGTGGCAGTGAAGAGGAGGATGACAGCCACGGAGAGGAAGGCGAGCCGAG CTCCATCATGAATGTGCCTGGGGAGTCCACACTCCGCCGAGAATTCCTCCGACTCCAGCAGGAGAATAAGAGCAACTCTGAGGCtttaaagcagcagcagcagttgcagcagcagcagcagcgagaCCCTGAGGCACACATCAAACACCTGCTGCACCAGCGGCAGCGCCGCatagaggagcagaaggaagagcgGCGGCGTGTGGAGGAG CAACAGCGGCGCGAGCGGGAGCAGCGGAAGCTGCAGgagaaggagcagcagcagcggcggttGGAAGATATGCAGGCCCTGCGGCGAGAGGAGGAGAGGCGGCAGGCAGAGCGGGAGCAG GAATACAAGCGGAAGCAGCTAGAGGAGCAGAGGCAGTCGGAGCGGCTCCAGAGACAGCTGCAGCAGGAGCATGCCTACCTCAAGtccctgcagcagcagcagcaacaacaacagctccagaagcagcagcagcagcaacagatcCTACCTGGGGAAAGGAAGCCCCTGTATCATTATGGTCGGGGCATTAATCCTGCTGACAAGCCAGCATGGGCCCGAGAG GTGGAAGAGAGAGCAAGGATGAATAAGCAGCAGAACTCTCCCTTGGCCAAGACGAAGCCAAGCAGTACAGGGCCAGAGCCCCCCATCTCCCAGGCCTCTCCTAGCCCCCCAGGACCTCTTTCCCAAACTCCTCCTATGCAGAGGCCTGTGGAGCCTCAGGAAGGACCGCACAAG AGCCTGGTAGCACACCGGGTCCCACTGAAGCCATATGCAGCACCTGTACCCCGATCCCAGTCCCTGCAGGACCAACCCACTCGAAACCTGgctgccttccctgcctcccacGACCCTGACCCTGCTGCTGTCCCCACACCCACTGCCACGCCCAGTGCCCGAGGAGCTGTCATCCGCCAGAATTCAGACCCCACCTCGGAAGGGCCTGGCCCGAGCCCAAACCCCCCATCCTGGGTCCGACCTGATAATGAGGCTCCACCTAAG GTTCCTCAGAGAACCTCGTCTATTGCCACTGCCCTTAATACCAGTGGGGCCGGAGGGTCCCGGCCGGCTCAGGCTGTCCGTGCCAG ACCTCGCAGCAACTCCGCCTGGCAAATCTATCTGCAGAGGCGGGCAGAGCGGGGTACCCCCAAGCCTCCCGGGCCCCCAGCTCAGCCCCCTGGCCCGCCCAACGCCTCTAG TAACCCCGACCTCAGGAGGAGTGACCCTGGCTGGGAGCGCTCAGACAGTGTCCTCCCGGCCTCTCATGGACACCTCCCTCAGGCTGGCTCACTGGAACGAAACCGAAACCGTGTGGGAG CCTCTACAAAACTGGACAGCTCACCAGTGCTCTCCCCTGGGAACAaagccaagcctgaagaccaCCGTTCAAGGCCAGGCCGGCCCGCA AGCTATAAGCGAGCAATTGGTGAG GATTTTGTGTTGCTCAAAGAGCGGACCCTGGATGAGGCCCCGAGGCCTCCCAAGAAGGCCATGGACTATTCCTCATCCAGTGAGGAGGTGGAGAGCAGTGAAGATGAGGATGAGGAAGGCGATGGGGAGCCGtcagaggggagcagagacacTCCCGGGGGCCG TGATGGAGATACGGACAGCGTCAGCACCATGGTGGTTCATGATGTTGAGGAAATAGCCGGGACCCAGCCCCCATATGGGGGAGGCACCATGGTGGTCCAGCGT ACTCCTGAAGAGGAACGAAGCCTGCTGCTTGCTGACAGCAACGGCTACACAAACCTGCCCGATGTGGTCCAGCCCAGCCACTCACCTACTGAGAACAGCAAAGGTCAAAGCCCTCCCACAAAAGATGGAGGCAGTGAT TACCAGTCTCGAGGGTTGGTAAAGGCCCCTGGGAAGAGCTCTTTCACCATGTTTGTCGATCTAGGGATCTACCAGCCTGGAGGCAGTGGGGACACCATCCCTATCACAG CCCTAGTAGGTGGAGAGGGTGGTCGTCTTGACCAGCTGCAGTTCGATGTGAGGAAAGGCTCTGTGGTCAACGTCAACCCCACCAACACCCGGGCTCATAGTGAAACTCCCGAGATTCGGAAGTACAAGAAGCGATTCAATTCGGAGATCCTCTGTGCAGCCCTCTGGG GGGTCAACCTCCTGGTGGGCACAGAGAATGGGCTAATGCTGCTGGACCGGAGCGGACAGGGCAAAGTGTATGGACTCATTGGGCGGCGGCGCTTCCAGCAAATGGACGTGCTGGAGGGGCTCAACCTGCTCATCACCATCTCAG GGAAAAGGAACAAACTTCGGGTATATTACCTGTCCTGGCTGCGGAATAAGATTCTGCACAACGACCCAGAGGTGGAGAAGAAGCAAGGGTGGACCACTGTGGGGGACATGGAGGGCTGTGGCCACTATCGTGTTG TGAAATATGAACGTATTAAGTTCCTGGTCATAGCCCTGAAGAGCTCTGTGGAGGTGTACGCCTGGGCTCCCAAACCCTACCACAAATTTATGGCCTTCAAG TCCTTTGCCGACCTCCCTCACCGCCCTCTGCTGGTGGACCTGACTGTAGAGGAGGGACAGCGGCTCAAGGTCATCTATGGCTCCAGTGCTGGCTTCCATGCTGTGGATGTTGACTCTGGGAACAGCTACGACATCTACATCCCTGTGCAC ATCCAGAGCCAGATCACGCCCCATGCCATCATCTTCCTCCCCAACACCGACGGCATGGAGATGCTGCTGTGCTATGAAGACGAAGGTGTCTATGTCAACACCTACGGGCGGATCATCAAGGATGTGGTGCTGCAGTGGGGAGAGATGCCCACCTCTGTGG CCTACATCTGCTCCAACCAGATAATGGGCTGGGGTGAAAAAGCCATTGAGATCCGCTCTGTGGAGACAGGCCACCTAGATGGGGTCTTCATGCACAAACGAGCCCAGAGGCTCAAGTTCCTGTGTGAGCGGAATGATAAG GTGTTTTTTGCCTCAGTCCGCTCTGGGGGAAGCAGCCAAGTTTACTTTATGACTCTGAACCGTAACTGCATCATGAACTGGTGA